A single window of Candidatus Angelobacter sp. DNA harbors:
- a CDS encoding alpha/beta hydrolase-fold protein, with protein MNVSVLAVAMLAMLTAPFSAKAQRGGPQGPQVVSPEVSADRRVTFRILAPKAEAVRLSGGDIPGNGQGAAMTKGTNGVWEVTLGPIEPGAYRYNFNVDGVSVIDPRSSNISESNNNIWSLVHVPGADFMDTKDVPHGAVSAVTYYSTALKRFRRMHVYTPPGYESGKGKFPVFYLLHGAGDCDEAWTSVGRAGFILDNLIAAGKAKPMVVVMPAGHTSAFRFGGPRSTVDEFAQDFVSDIMPHVEKHYRVYTDRQHRAIAGLSMGGGQTLNIGIPHLDKFAYLGVYSSGIFGITGGGPGGAPQGPSFEEQHKAILDDAKLKKGLKLFWFATGKDDFLIATSRATVEMFKKHGFDVQFKETEGAHTWINWRNYLNEFAPQLFQ; from the coding sequence ATGAACGTTTCCGTCCTTGCGGTTGCGATGCTGGCAATGCTCACGGCCCCTTTCTCCGCAAAGGCGCAGCGCGGCGGCCCCCAGGGCCCGCAGGTAGTGTCACCCGAGGTCTCTGCCGACCGGCGCGTCACGTTTCGCATCCTTGCCCCGAAGGCGGAGGCCGTGCGACTCAGCGGCGGCGATATTCCGGGCAACGGCCAGGGCGCTGCCATGACGAAAGGAACCAACGGCGTCTGGGAAGTCACGCTTGGCCCCATCGAGCCGGGCGCCTACCGATACAACTTCAACGTGGACGGCGTTTCAGTGATTGATCCGCGCAGTTCCAACATCAGCGAATCCAACAACAACATCTGGAGTCTGGTGCATGTGCCGGGCGCAGACTTCATGGACACGAAGGATGTTCCCCACGGGGCGGTTTCCGCCGTGACCTATTACTCGACGGCGTTGAAGAGGTTTCGACGGATGCACGTTTACACGCCGCCCGGATACGAATCGGGCAAGGGCAAGTTCCCCGTCTTCTACCTGTTGCACGGAGCCGGTGATTGTGATGAAGCCTGGACCTCGGTCGGCCGCGCGGGCTTCATTCTCGACAATCTCATCGCCGCGGGGAAGGCCAAGCCCATGGTGGTCGTGATGCCTGCCGGGCACACCAGCGCGTTCCGGTTCGGCGGGCCGCGGTCCACGGTTGACGAGTTCGCGCAGGATTTTGTGAGCGACATCATGCCGCACGTGGAGAAGCACTATCGGGTTTACACCGATCGGCAGCATCGCGCTATTGCCGGACTTTCGATGGGAGGCGGACAGACGCTGAACATCGGAATTCCTCATCTCGACAAGTTCGCTTATCTCGGCGTTTACAGTTCGGGGATTTTTGGAATTACCGGCGGCGGACCGGGCGGCGCGCCACAAGGTCCGAGCTTCGAGGAACAGCACAAGGCGATCCTTGACGACGCAAAATTGAAGAAGGGACTCAAACTGTTCTGGTTCGCCACCGGGAAGGACGATTTCCTGATCGCCACTTCACGGGCGACGGTCGAGATGTTCAAGAAGCATGGTTTCGATGTGCAATTCAAGGAGACCGAAGGCGCGCACACGTGGATTAACTGGCGCAATTACCTCAACGAATTCGCGCCGCAGTTGTTTCAGTAG